In the genome of Prinia subflava isolate CZ2003 ecotype Zambia chromosome 26, Cam_Psub_1.2, whole genome shotgun sequence, one region contains:
- the LOC134562080 gene encoding zinc finger protein with KRAB and SCAN domains 1-like → MEEEKAVRKRRMPQDPQADKEPREDKSPQQNLVEEAVLSGSMAQECNGEEKARRSRPRRGSKPMPGCSKEEGPTLCQEGSQRCGQSSELVVHEQLHNGKKLHQCLECGKSFCAKSSLLRHQKIHTGEQRCECGKCGKRFRDTSNLMIHLRVHTGERPYECGECGKSFTRSSKLIVHQRIHTGERPYECGECGKCFTTSSNLIVHQRIHTGERPYECGECGKCFTTSSNLIVHLRVHTGERPYECGECGKSFTENSTLSKHRRIHTVERH, encoded by the exons atggaggaagagaaggctgtgaggaagaggaggatgccccaggacccccaggcag acaaggagcctagggaggacaaatcccctcagcagaacctcgtggaagaggctgttttgagcggctccatggcacaggaatgcaacGGGGAGGAAAAGGCGCGGAGATCCCGCCcgaggaggggctccaaacccatgccagggtgctccaaggaggaaggacccaccctgtgtcaggaaggcagccagagatgtggccagagctctgagctggtggtgcatgaacagcttcacaatggcaagaagctgcaccagtgcttggaatgtgggaagagtttctgtgcaaaGTCCAGCCTGCTCCGgcaccagaagatccacactggggagcaGCGCTGtgagtgtgggaaatgtgggaagcgcTTCAGAGATACCTCTAACCTGATGATCCACCTGagagtccacactggggaacggccctatgagtgtggggagtgtgggaagagcttcactcgGAGCTCTAAATTGATtgtccaccagaggatccacactggggaacggccctatgagtgtggggagtgtgggaagtgCTTCACTACAAGCTCCAACCTGATtgtccaccagaggatccacactggggaacggccctatgagtgtggggagtgtgggaagtgCTTCACTACGAGCTCCAACCTGATTGTCCACCTGagagtccacactggggaacggccatatgagtgtggggaatgtgggaagagcttcactgaGAACTCCACTTTATCCAAGCACAGGAGGATCCACACTGTTGAACGGCACTAG